A DNA window from Candidatus Neomarinimicrobiota bacterium contains the following coding sequences:
- a CDS encoding gamma carbonic anhydrase family protein yields the protein MFEAQNGAKFKMIIRAYKGITPKIHPDAWIAENAVIIGDVEIGAGTSVWYNVVIRGDLHQIRIGENVNIQDGAILHVESGDGPCLVGDRVTVGHQCIVHGCIVEDDALIGMGATILSWAKIGAGALVAASALVKEHEQVPSRTLWAGIPAKQRGEVGQEMFDRMREGWQHYLALSQNYRRDDDTLSDH from the coding sequence ATGTTTGAAGCTCAAAATGGAGCAAAATTTAAAATGATTATTAGAGCCTATAAAGGGATAACCCCCAAAATCCACCCAGATGCCTGGATCGCAGAAAATGCAGTTATCATTGGTGATGTGGAAATTGGTGCCGGAACCAGCGTCTGGTATAATGTGGTCATCCGCGGTGATTTGCACCAGATCAGGATCGGTGAGAACGTCAATATCCAGGATGGAGCCATTTTACATGTTGAATCTGGAGACGGTCCCTGTTTGGTGGGCGATCGGGTGACAGTGGGACATCAATGCATTGTCCATGGATGTATCGTGGAAGATGATGCGCTCATCGGGATGGGAGCAACCATTCTGAGCTGGGCAAAAATTGGTGCTGGAGCACTGGTGGCAGCCAGCGCGTTGGTCAAGGAGCATGAGCAGGTTCCCTCCCGTACCTTATGGGCAGGAATCCCTGCCAAACAACGTGGAGAGGTGGGGCAGGAGATGTTTGATCGGATGCGTGAAGGTTGGCAGCATTACCTCGCACTATCACAAAATTACCGGAGAGATGATGATACCCTATCAGATCATTGA
- a CDS encoding NADP-dependent isocitrate dehydrogenase — protein sequence MSHSKIIWTKIDEAPALATYTLLPIVKAFLKDSEIDIETSDISLAGRIIAQFPENLSDNQKQVDALQKLGELTQSHHANIIKLPNISASIPQLKSALKELQQKGYNIPDYPDEATTDAEKALQKRFARVLGSAVNPVLREGNSDRRAAASVKSFAQKNPHRMMKDWPAGSSKTRVAHMSEKDFYGSENSKTMVDSTEVRIELVDVDGQVTLLKDKFPIQQGEVIDSSVMNVQALRAFYAKTMTEAKDEDTLLSLHLKATMMKISDPIMFGHAVSVYYQDVFDKHAEILKEIGANVNNGLADVEDKLDRLPLAKKAEIEADIAAVYTKQADLAMVDSAKGITNLHVPNNIIIDASMPNIVRDGGRMWNHADQLQDTIAMIPDRSYATMYYEIIEDCKIHGQFDPATMGSVSNVGLMAQKAEEYGSHDKTFEAPNNGTIRVVNTTGTTLLEQAVETGDIFRMCQAKDAPIQDWVKLAVSRAQASGSPAIFWLDENRAHDAEIIKKVQFYLKDHDTNGLDIRIMNPVDAMKFSLLRIRKGENTISVTGNVLRDYLTDLFPILELGTSARMLSIVPLMKGGGLFETGAGGSAPKHVQQFLKEGHLRWDSLGEYCALVPSFELVARNTGNAKAALLAETLDEAISTYLENAKSPSRKVNELDNRGSSFYLSLYWAKALADQSKDLELKAKFETIYNLLKEHETQIDSELLAAQGSPVDIGGYYLPDLIKVSQAMRPSTTFNRIIDAV from the coding sequence ATGTCACATTCTAAAATTATCTGGACCAAAATTGACGAAGCCCCTGCTTTGGCGACCTATACTTTATTACCCATTGTAAAAGCCTTTCTAAAAGACTCAGAAATTGATATTGAGACCAGTGATATTTCTTTGGCTGGACGAATTATAGCACAGTTTCCAGAAAACCTGAGTGACAACCAAAAGCAGGTCGATGCCCTGCAAAAACTGGGTGAATTAACACAGTCACATCATGCCAATATTATCAAACTACCCAATATCAGTGCCTCTATTCCCCAGTTAAAAAGTGCCCTCAAAGAATTACAGCAAAAGGGTTACAACATTCCTGATTACCCTGACGAAGCGACTACTGATGCGGAAAAAGCTTTGCAAAAACGTTTTGCCAGGGTGCTTGGTTCAGCTGTTAACCCGGTACTCAGGGAAGGCAATTCAGATCGTCGTGCAGCAGCTTCTGTAAAAAGCTTTGCTCAGAAGAATCCTCATCGGATGATGAAAGATTGGCCTGCTGGATCCTCAAAAACCCGTGTGGCTCACATGTCTGAAAAAGATTTTTATGGTAGTGAGAATTCAAAAACCATGGTCGATTCAACTGAAGTGAGGATCGAATTGGTCGATGTTGATGGACAAGTGACTCTGTTAAAGGATAAATTTCCCATCCAACAGGGAGAGGTTATTGATTCTTCAGTCATGAATGTGCAGGCGTTGCGCGCTTTTTATGCAAAAACCATGACCGAAGCTAAAGATGAAGACACTTTGCTCTCACTCCATTTAAAGGCCACCATGATGAAGATCTCCGATCCGATCATGTTTGGACATGCTGTCTCTGTTTACTATCAGGATGTCTTCGACAAACATGCCGAGATTCTGAAGGAGATCGGTGCTAATGTCAATAATGGTCTGGCTGATGTTGAGGATAAGCTGGATCGTTTACCTCTAGCCAAAAAAGCTGAGATCGAAGCAGATATTGCTGCTGTTTACACAAAACAAGCCGATCTGGCTATGGTTGATTCTGCCAAGGGGATCACCAATTTACACGTTCCCAACAATATCATTATTGATGCCTCCATGCCCAACATTGTGCGTGATGGAGGTAGAATGTGGAACCATGCTGATCAACTCCAGGATACTATTGCCATGATCCCGGATCGTAGTTATGCAACCATGTATTATGAGATCATTGAAGATTGCAAAATACATGGGCAGTTTGATCCGGCTACCATGGGCAGCGTTTCAAATGTAGGTCTGATGGCTCAAAAAGCTGAAGAATATGGTTCACACGATAAAACTTTTGAAGCTCCGAACAACGGAACCATTCGAGTGGTCAACACAACCGGGACAACCCTATTGGAACAGGCTGTTGAAACTGGTGATATTTTCAGAATGTGTCAGGCCAAGGATGCCCCGATTCAGGATTGGGTAAAATTAGCTGTATCAAGAGCACAGGCCAGTGGATCACCAGCCATCTTCTGGTTGGATGAGAACCGTGCACACGATGCAGAGATCATCAAAAAAGTGCAGTTCTACTTAAAAGATCACGATACGAATGGTCTGGATATTCGCATTATGAACCCTGTGGACGCCATGAAATTCTCCTTGTTGAGAATTCGTAAGGGTGAAAATACTATTTCTGTCACAGGTAACGTTCTGCGTGATTACTTAACCGATCTGTTTCCCATTCTTGAGCTGGGTACCAGTGCCCGCATGCTGTCTATTGTCCCTTTGATGAAGGGTGGCGGATTATTTGAAACCGGTGCCGGTGGCTCTGCTCCAAAACACGTGCAGCAATTTCTGAAAGAGGGACATCTTCGTTGGGATTCCCTGGGAGAATATTGTGCACTGGTCCCCTCTTTTGAGTTGGTCGCCAGAAATACTGGAAACGCGAAAGCCGCTCTTCTAGCTGAAACACTTGATGAAGCGATCAGCACTTATCTGGAAAATGCTAAATCACCCTCTCGGAAAGTGAATGAATTGGATAACCGGGGCAGCTCTTTTTATCTAAGCCTTTACTGGGCAAAAGCTTTGGCTGATCAATCTAAAGATCTGGAACTCAAAGCTAAATTTGAAACGATCTACAACCTGCTGAAAGAGCATGAAACTCAGATCGATTCAGAACTGCTGGCTGCCCAGGGATCACCCGTTGATATCGGCGGCTATTATTTACCTGATTTAATAAAGGTCAGTCAAGCCATGCGCCCCAGTACAACTTTTAATCGGATCATAGACGCTGTCTAG
- a CDS encoding thymidine phosphorylase has translation MMIPYQIIERKARGEVLSDAEITNFIDAYNAGSIPDYQMSALLMAIFIKGMNTAETLALTKVMLESGERMDFSGAPGFVADKHSTGGVGDKVSILLAPILAVLGIHIPMISGRGLGHSGGTLDKLESIPGFNVNLDLDTWHDLVIQDHVGLIGQTGNICPADKKLYSLRDVTATVRSIPLISASIMSKKIAEGIHGLVLDVKTGNGAFMQTVAESQTLARSLVSIGKGYGIKTTALITDMNQPLGYAIGNWLEMKESVRGLQGQGPADLMEVTYALGAEILRMADPGLSQSAAIAMQQKAVDNGTAFEKLLKITELQGGDPHVLENLEAYPSTKFSRSIRADRSGYLALVDTMALGFAGIQLGAGRRVISDEIDYASGLYIHRKLGDRVEADDELLTLFSNDESALEEVGSQMAQVFKITDEIPEVPPLIVERIE, from the coding sequence ATGATGATACCCTATCAGATCATTGAACGGAAAGCCAGAGGTGAAGTGCTCTCTGATGCTGAAATAACCAACTTCATAGATGCTTATAATGCCGGTAGTATTCCAGATTATCAGATGTCAGCCCTACTCATGGCAATTTTTATTAAAGGAATGAATACGGCCGAGACCCTGGCGTTAACTAAGGTCATGTTGGAGTCCGGCGAACGAATGGACTTCTCAGGTGCACCTGGATTTGTAGCTGATAAACATAGTACTGGCGGTGTGGGGGATAAGGTTTCCATTTTATTGGCTCCTATTCTGGCGGTGTTAGGTATTCATATTCCCATGATATCCGGTCGTGGTCTGGGACACAGTGGCGGAACCCTGGATAAATTGGAATCAATTCCGGGTTTCAATGTTAATCTGGATCTGGATACCTGGCATGATCTGGTTATTCAAGATCATGTTGGTCTGATCGGGCAAACTGGCAACATCTGCCCTGCTGATAAAAAATTGTACTCGTTAAGAGATGTGACTGCCACCGTGAGATCGATTCCCTTGATCTCTGCCAGCATCATGAGTAAAAAGATCGCTGAAGGTATTCACGGACTGGTTCTGGATGTGAAGACTGGTAATGGCGCCTTTATGCAGACGGTGGCAGAATCTCAGACGCTGGCCAGAAGTCTGGTTTCTATTGGCAAGGGCTACGGAATCAAAACCACCGCCTTGATCACGGATATGAATCAACCTCTGGGATATGCCATTGGCAATTGGCTCGAGATGAAAGAATCAGTCCGGGGACTCCAGGGTCAGGGGCCAGCGGATCTCATGGAAGTAACCTACGCCCTGGGAGCTGAGATATTGAGAATGGCCGATCCTGGTTTGTCACAGTCTGCCGCTATCGCAATGCAGCAAAAAGCAGTGGATAATGGCACAGCATTCGAGAAGTTGCTGAAGATCACTGAGTTACAGGGAGGAGACCCACACGTTCTGGAAAATTTGGAGGCCTATCCTTCTACAAAATTCAGTAGGTCCATCCGGGCAGATCGCTCAGGCTACCTGGCTCTAGTAGATACCATGGCACTGGGCTTTGCCGGTATTCAACTGGGAGCGGGTCGGCGGGTGATCAGTGATGAGATCGATTATGCCAGTGGGTTATATATCCATCGAAAACTGGGTGACAGGGTCGAAGCAGATGATGAATTACTGACACTGTTTTCCAATGACGAGAGCGCCCTGGAAGAAGTAGGGAGCCAGATGGCTCAAGTATTCAAGATCACCGATGAGATTCCTGAAGTCCCTCCATTGATCGTGGAACGCATCGAATAG